The Papaver somniferum cultivar HN1 chromosome 3, ASM357369v1, whole genome shotgun sequence genome includes a region encoding these proteins:
- the LOC113358642 gene encoding uncharacterized protein LOC113358642 isoform X1 codes for MSSMFTLSDRSIIRPHLLRVTHKPVVPLTYHHVSVRFPYNINIKNTSFIRMNANKEEERQFTPTEIKDKVAPILKPLEEKPFGEKSIPLPKSKTPTPKPKSRGKFKKRLRTKSKFGRKGIRLKCVRVSSGGDKDVFPRRRRQSSGKRQLGTQSVMVLRKSEVERGGPVNATTASTCCQSRLQFNTSEKQETLE; via the exons ATGTCATCTATGTTTACTCTTAGTGATCGATCGATTATTCGTCCTCATTTACTCAGAGTAACACACAAACCAGTCGTACctctaacatatcatcatgtcTCTGTTCGTTTCCCTTACAATATCAACATCAAAAATACTTCATTCATACGGATGAATGCTAACAAGGAGGAGGAAAGGCAGTTTACTCCAACTGAGATCAAGGATAAAGTTGCCCCAATTCTTAAACCTCTAGAAGAAAAACCCTTTGGTGAAAAATCAATTCCCTTACCAAAATCGAAAACCCCCACTCCGAAACCCAAAAGCAGAGGCAAATTCAAAAAAAGACTCAGAACCAAAAGCAAATTTGGTCGCAAG GGCATAAGGCTTAAATGTGTGAGAGTGTCTTCTGGTGGTGACAAGGATGTATTCCCTCGACGTCGACGTCAATCTTCAGGGAAGAGACAATTGGGGACACAATCTGTGATG gttctgagaaagtctgaagTGGAAAGGGGTG GACCCGTGAATGCGACAACTGCATCTACATGTTGTCAGTCAAGATTACAATTCAACACATCTGAAAAACAAGAAACATTGGAATAG
- the LOC113358642 gene encoding uncharacterized protein LOC113358642 isoform X2 — translation MSSMFTLSDRSIIRPHLLRVTHKPVVPLTYHHVSVRFPYNINIKNTSFIRMNANKEEERQFTPTEIKDKVAPILKPLEEKPFGEKSIPLPKSKTPTPKPKSRGKFKKRLRTKSKFGRKGIRLKCVRVSSGGDKDVFPRRRRQSSGKRQLGTQSVMDP, via the exons ATGTCATCTATGTTTACTCTTAGTGATCGATCGATTATTCGTCCTCATTTACTCAGAGTAACACACAAACCAGTCGTACctctaacatatcatcatgtcTCTGTTCGTTTCCCTTACAATATCAACATCAAAAATACTTCATTCATACGGATGAATGCTAACAAGGAGGAGGAAAGGCAGTTTACTCCAACTGAGATCAAGGATAAAGTTGCCCCAATTCTTAAACCTCTAGAAGAAAAACCCTTTGGTGAAAAATCAATTCCCTTACCAAAATCGAAAACCCCCACTCCGAAACCCAAAAGCAGAGGCAAATTCAAAAAAAGACTCAGAACCAAAAGCAAATTTGGTCGCAAG GGCATAAGGCTTAAATGTGTGAGAGTGTCTTCTGGTGGTGACAAGGATGTATTCCCTCGACGTCGACGTCAATCTTCAGGGAAGAGACAATTGGGGACACAATCTGTGATG GACCCGTGA
- the LOC113360641 gene encoding uncharacterized protein LOC113360641 gives MVVHGQNSTVGDSNSNERVTDSQPNISRQVENIGGDERGLSLTIPEEVVEMNMLSDIENRMVLKLGDLQLSHIESMEKVMEEAKLMLMHCCMYGGGCEGNKIVLKEVVMKQVLKYKERFRKENTEKNVVAAERIDVNWMKELDWNLRGLNAFDKITALKELIRNQKLGINGNSGGLLSIWNINKVVKVEERIGVNNVTIGLCSKVNGSKWAVCNLYSPCGYSEREGFWQDSDVVRSWWSGSICFAGDMNVVRGEEERNRGEGDNINNRFLNNFILEHEMVDLPLVGGAFTWSDMHEDPLLCRLDIFLLSVDFDLLFLDSIKNALTRVVSDHKPILLMTKPNIKSKPYFKFENGWLLYKDFLKKELSRLEFGGVREAKIEITEKIDMLDQMEETHKLTKEQFEHRINSLLKLSNIKAIEARKWHVRAKQNEFKYEDSNTSYFHRIASARRKRNTISKLEVEGVACFDQEGIKAEMRNYFESLFSEKNEVSFSLDNLYFPRLDEEEKGNMENEFTEAVVYDVVKKFGANKSPGPDGFSMEFYKVFLPIIKDDFMKLMNEFFRFGSWDWRVNCSFISLVPKKEDSCAPKDYRPLSLLGSAYKILSKVLANRLKTVMHKMVSDYQGAFIKGKQILDGVLIASECVESILKMEFFDENFAQAWLWEEVDFMDEMVVEDGLMISHLQFADDTLLFMDASEDEIRRLFLVLNSFEMLTGMKFNLEKSTLISVGSDEVVDSLDMEMGCKVEKLPIKYLALLIGASVRCSTVWEEVIKRMEVKLATWRKRFLSKAGRLVLIKSCLASFPIYFLSLIHMPVSVEEKLTKLMRNFLWDSSEEKRKMCWVSSPKICKPKHLGELGVKNLRCTSKALKAKWIWRYAKEKKDLWRKTVQHKFKNNVDVCLPTDDYSAQGRSFWKVVMNTTTFLEDHVKFKVKNGKAMRFWLDNWTNVGTPEV, from the exons ATGGTAGTCCATGGTCAAAATTCGACCGTTGGAGATTCAAATTCAAATGAAAGGGTTACTGATTCACAACCAAATATATCGAGACAGGTGGAGAACATTGGTGGTGATGAAAGAGGTTTATCTTTAACAATTCCAGAGGAAGTGGTGGAAATGAATATGCTCTCTGACATTGAAAATAGGATGGTCTTGAAACTGGGAGATCTACAATTATCTCATATAGAGAGTATGGAGAAGGTAATGGAGGAAGCGAAATTGATGTTGATGCATTGTTGTATGTATGGTGGAGGTTGTGAGGGTAacaaaattgttcttaaagaagtggTTATGAAGCAAGTTTTGAAGTATAAAGAAAGGTTTAGAAAGGAAAATACGGAGAAGAATGTGGTTGCAGCTGAAAGGATTGATGTGAACTGGATGAAGGAATTGGA TTGGAATCTTAGAGGGTTGAATGCATTTGACAAGATAACAGCTTTGAAGGAGTTGATAAGGAATCAGAAAT TGGGAATTAATGGTAATAGTGGGGGTTTGCTTTCAATTTGGAATATAAATAAGGTGGTGAAGGTGGAGGAGAGAATTGGGGTTAACAATGTTACAATTGGATTGTGTTCCAAGGTGAATGGATCTAAATGGGCAGTGTGTAATTTGTATTCTCCTTGTGGTTATTCTGAAAGGGAGGGTTTTTGGCAGGATTCAGATGTAGTGAGAAGCTGGTGGAGTGGTTCAATTTGTTTTGCTGGTGATATGAATGTTGTGAGAggcgaagaagaaagaaatagagGAGAAGGTGATAATATAAATAATAGGTTTcttaataattttattttggaacatGAAATGGTTGATTTACCTTTGGTGGGTGGAGCTTTCACATGGTCTGATATGCATGAGGATCCTCTTCTATGCAGGTTAGACATATTTCTTTTGAGCGTAGATTTTGATTTATTGTTCCTTGATTCAATTAAAAATGCCCTTACAAGAGTAGTCTCTGATCACAAACCTATTCTTCTGATGACTAAGCCTAATATTAAGAGTAAGCCTTATTTTAAGTTTGAGAATGGTTGGCTCTTATATAAGGATTTTTTGAAGAAA GAATTGAGTAGATTGGAGTTCGGTGGTGTGAGAGAAGCAAAGATTGAGATTACTGAGAAGATTGATATGTTGGATCAGATGGAGGAGACACATAAGCTGACAAAAGAGCAATTTGAACATAGAATTAACAGTTTATTGAAATTGAGTAATATCAAGGCTATTGAAGCAAGAAAATGGCATGTGAGAGCTAAGCAAAATGAATTTAAATATGAAGATTCTAATACTTCTTATTTTCATAGGATTGCTAGTGCAAGGAGGAAGAGAAATACTATATCCAAATTGGAAGTTGAGGGTGTTGCTTGTTTTGATCAAGAAGGAATTAAGGCAGAAATGAGAAACTATTTTGAATCTCTTTTTTCTGAAAAGAACGAGGTATCATTTTCTTTGGATAATCTTTATTTTCCAAGGCTAGATGAGGAGGAGAAGGGTAATATGGAGAATGAATTTACAGAAGCTGTAGTTTATGATGTTGTGAAGAAATTTGGTGCTAACAAATCTCCAGGGCCTGATGGCTTTTCTATGGAGTTTTATAAAGTTTTCTTGCCTATTATAAAGGATGATTTTATGAAGTTAATGAATGAATTTTTTAGGTTTGGATCTTGGGATTGGAGGGTGAACTGTTCTTTCATTTCATTGGTTCCAAAAAAAGAAGATTCTTGTGCTCCAAAGGACTATAGGCCTTTGAGTTTGTTAGGGAGTGCATATAAGATTTTGTCAAAGGTGTTGGCTAACAGATTGAAGACTGTGATGCACAAAATGGTTTCTGATTATCAAGGGGCTTTCATAAAAGGGAAACAAATTTTAGATGGTGTTTTAATTGCAAGTGAATGTGTGGAAAGCATACTAAAG ATGGAGTTCTTTGATGAGAATTTTGCACAAGCATGGCTTTGGGAGGAAGTGGATTTCATGGATGAGATG GTGGTGGAAGATGGTTTAATGATCTCTCatttgcaatttgcagatgatacaTTGTTATTTATGGATGCTAGTGAGGATGAAATCAGAAGATTATTTCTTGTTCTTAATTCTTTTGAGATGTTGACAGGGATGAAATTTAATTTGGAGAAAAGTACACTAATTAGTGTAGGTTCAGATGAAGTGGTGGACTCTTTGGATATGGAGATGGGGTGTAAGGTGGAGAAATTGCCAATAAAATACTTGGCATTACTCATTGGTGCTTCTGTGAGGTGTTCTACAGTTTGGGAAGAAGTTATTAAAAGAATGGAAGTGAAATTGGCTACTTGGAGAAAGAGATTTTTATCAAAAGCTGGGAGATTGGTTCTAATTAAAAGTTGTTTAGCTAGTTTtccaatttattttctttctcttattCATATGCCAGTTAGTGTAGAGGAGAAGCTGACAAAACTGATGAGGAATTTTTTGTGGGATTCATCTGAGGAGAAAAGGAAAATGTGTTGGGTGTCTTCGCCGAAAATCTGTAAGCCAAAGCATTTAGGAGAACTGGGAGTGAAGAATTTAAGATGTACAAGTAAGGCTTTAAAAGCAAAGTGGATTTGGAGGTatgcaaaagagaagaaagatttGTGGAGAAAAACTGTGCAACATAAGTTTAAGAATAATGTGGATGTTTGTTTACCTACAGATGATTACTCTGCTCAAGGAAGAAGTTTTTGGAAGGTTGTTATGAATACAACAACTTTCTTAGAAGATCATGTGAAGTTTAAGGTTAAAAATGGGAAGGCAATGAGGTTTTGGTTGGATAATTGGACCAATGTTGGTACCCCTGAAGTCTAG
- the LOC113360642 gene encoding uncharacterized protein LOC113360642, with protein sequence MVENGRLQCQFRRRLYLNEQLEWDLLCNELGPVHGLVDEEDNVEIMGDFSVKKCYELLVQEDGNWDFSKYLWKQGIPNKVSFVLWATFHDSLPTLTMPRHRRVDIQEMKCPFCKTEDETVNHIFLNCSYASAVWFYFIKAFKVDWIFPSSVKGNFDSWKLNNMTGRCSDVWWKLIYAVHWHLWNERNRRVFGGRTMDSEEVIMLIKQSVVL encoded by the coding sequence ATGGTGGAGAATGGTAGGCTTCAGTGTCAATTCagaagaaggttatatctaaatgaACAGCTAGAATGGGATCTTTTATGTAATGAATTGGGGCCAGTTCATGGTCTTGTTGATGAGGAGGACAATGTGGAGATTATGGGGGATTTTTCTGTCAAAAAGTGttatgaattgttggtgcaggaaGATGGCAATTGGGATTTCAGCAAGTACTTGTGGAAACAAGGAATTCCTAACAAGGTGAGTTTTGTATTGTGGGCTACATTTCATGATTCATTACCTACTTTAACTATGCCAAGACACAGAAGGGTAGATATTCAGGAGATGAAGTGTCCTTTTTGTAAAACTGAGGATGAAACAGTAAACCATATATTTTTGAACTGTTCTTATGCTTCTGCAGTTTGGTTTTATTTTATCAAGGCATTCAAAGTGGATTGGATTTTCCCAAGTTCAGTGAAGGGGAATTTTGATTCTTGGAAGCTAAACAATATGACAGGTAGGTGTAGCGATGTTTGGTGGAAATTGATTTATGCGGTTCATTGGCACCTGTGGAATGAAAGAAATAGAAGAGTATTTGGAGGGAGAACAATGGATTCAGAAGAGGTGATAATGTTAATTAAGCAATCAGTTGTTCTTTGA
- the LOC113360643 gene encoding uncharacterized protein LOC113360643: METKAMKSVDKEVMRCFLIEKLLPAIKKKWPFNNCKKIFIQQDNAKPHVHENDKKFMGAVKSYGLDIELLCQPPNSPDLNVLDLGFFSAISALHHTDAPTTVDEFIASVTRAFENFSVKDANNVFITLQSCMKEILRIKGGIHYKIPHMHKWRLIRDGQLPNVLDCDPQVLNEAWEFMKEYEITQESSSVLDPMKANQMKANTKRKRTGQLAMDFKQTIIGNDLYQSWIDDASDLVGRKKRAKSINKMKIAQLMDLPPVAIVCGLAGKHCTGIYYPKPLLDLYRDLLPKPPEPVVPLIPIEENNGFGAQWLRPLLEANYFIPCRDHGEEMSKSESKYFCLDCMGKSICSYCLIHHREHRIVQIRRSNYHNVIRVNEVQKHVDISGVQHYVINNTEIVFLNERPQLRHGKRVTNTCEICGRTLLGSFRFCSLSCKAKKMMHVVEKAMESVEKLSKAMM; the protein is encoded by the exons AAGAGGTTATGAGGTGTTTTTTGATTGAGAAATTGCTGCCTGCTATCAAGAAGAAATGGCCGTTTAATAATTGTAAGAAGATCTTTATACAACAAGACAATGCAAAACCACATGTCCACGAGAATGATAAAAAATTTATGGGAGCGGTTAAAAGTTACGGGTTGGATATAGAGTTGTTGTGTCAACCTCCAAACAGCCCCGATTTGAATGTTTTAGACCTTGGGTTCTTTAGCGCTATATCTGCACTTCATCATACTGATGCTCCAACCACAGTAGATGAGTTTATCGCAAGTGTTACGAGAGCGTTTGAAAATTTCTCGGTTAAAGACGCAAATAATGTTTTCATAACATTACAATCTTGCATGAAGGAGATTCTTAGAATCAAGGGTGGAATTCACTACAAGATTCCTCATATGCATAAATGGCGTTTAATTAGAGATGGCCAACTCCCTAATGTACTTGACTGTGATCCTCAAGTATTGAATGAGGCCTGGGAATTTATGAAGGAGTATGAAATTACGCAAGAAAGTTCTTCAG TTTTAGACCCTATGAAAGCAAATCAAATGAAGGCGaatacgaaaagaaaaagaacggGCCAGCTTGCTATGGATTTTAAACAAACTATCATCGGCAACGATCTTTACCAGAGCTGGATTGATGATGCCTCTGACCTTGTCGGAAGAAAAAAG AGAGCCAAATCGATCAATAAAATGAAGATAGCACAGCTCATGGACCTCCCTCCAGTAGCGATTGTATGTGGGTTGGCAGGAAAGCATTGCACAGGGATCTATTATCCGAAGCCATTGCTTGATCTATACAGGGATCTATTACCCAAACCACCTGAACCA GTCGTTCCGCTTATCCCAATTGAAGAAAACAATGGCTTTGGTGCTCAATGGTTAAGGCCATTACTGGAAGCAAACTATTTCATTCCTTGTAGAGACCATGGGGAAGAAATGTCTAAAAGTGAATCCAAATATTTCTGCTTGGATTGTATGGGTAAATCCATTTGTTCTTACTGTCTGATTCATCATAGAGAACATCGCATTGTTCAA ATAAGGAGGTCTAACTACCACAATGTTATAAGGGTTAATGAAGTTCAGAAGCACGTAGACATTTCTGGTGTTCAACATTATGTAATTAACAATACTGAAATCGTTTTTCTCAACGAACGCCCTCAATTAAGACATGGTAAAAGAGTTACAAATACATGTGAAATTTGTGGCAGGACCTTGCTTGGTTCATTCAGATTTTGTTCTTTGAGTTGCAAG GCAAAGAAGATGATGCACGTTGTCGAGAAAGCTATGGAATCTGTGGAAAAGCTTTCCAAAGCTATGATGTAG